TAGCGCCGGCGCCCAGGCCCCATCCGATCCCAGGTGAACGACCCGGAGGACCCCAACGCCATGTCTGGTGCCAGCCAGCCCCCCGCCCCCGGCTCCTACGCGGCGGCGGGCGTCGACATCGAGGCCGGTGACCGCGCCGTCGAGCTGATGAAGGAGTGGGTGAAGAAGACCCGGCGGCCGGAGTCGGTCGGCGCGCTCGGCGGCTTCGCCGGCCTCTTCGACGCCTCCGCGCTCAAGCGCTACGAGCGCCCCCTGCTCGCCTCCGCGACGGACGGCGTGGGCACGAAGGTCGCGGTCGCGCAGCGCATGGACGTGCACGACACGATCGGGCACGACCTGGTCGCCATGGTCGTCGACGACTTGGTGGTCACCGGCGCCGAGCCGCTGTTCATGACGGACTACATCTGCGTCGGCAAGGTCGTGCCGGAGCGGGTCGCGGCGATCGTCAAGGGCATCGCCGAGGGCTGCGTGCTGGCCGGCTGCGCGCTGGTCGGCGGCGAGACGGCGGAGCACCCCGGGCTGCTGGGCCCCGACGAGTACGACGTGGCGGGCGCCGGCACCGGCGTCGTCGAGGCGGACGCGGTATTGGGCGCCGATCGCATCCGTACGGGCGACGCGGTCGTCGCGATGGCCTCCTCGGGCCTTCACTCCAACGGGTACTCGCTGGTGCGCCACGTCCTGCTGGACCGCGCGGGCTGGGCGCTGGACCGGGCGGTGCCGGAGTTCGGCCGCACGCTCGGCGAGGAACTGCTGGAGCCGACGAAGATCTACTCGCTGGACTGCCTCGCGC
The Streptomyces sp. CNQ-509 DNA segment above includes these coding regions:
- the purM gene encoding phosphoribosylformylglycinamidine cyclo-ligase, whose translation is MSGASQPPAPGSYAAAGVDIEAGDRAVELMKEWVKKTRRPESVGALGGFAGLFDASALKRYERPLLASATDGVGTKVAVAQRMDVHDTIGHDLVAMVVDDLVVTGAEPLFMTDYICVGKVVPERVAAIVKGIAEGCVLAGCALVGGETAEHPGLLGPDEYDVAGAGTGVVEADAVLGADRIRTGDAVVAMASSGLHSNGYSLVRHVLLDRAGWALDRAVPEFGRTLGEELLEPTKIYSLDCLALLRATEVHAFSHVTGGGLASNLARVVPEGLRVVIDRGTWAPGAVFDVVGEVGRVERAELERTLNMGVGMVAVVPQTSVDVTLALLADRGVDAWVAGEVRGQEETGTGGVELTGDYAR